A portion of the Streptomyces erythrochromogenes genome contains these proteins:
- the leuA gene encoding 2-isopropylmalate synthase codes for MSQQPFVGRPTPITNATHTQKPSGMPIHKYGQYEQVDIPDRTWPGARVTKAPRWLSTDLRDGNQSLIDPMTPARKREMFDLLVRMGYKEIEVGFPSSGETDFAFVRSIIEEGAIPDDVTISVLTQAREDLIERTVESLVGAKRATVHLYNATAPTFRRVVFRGSKEQIKQIAVDGTRLVMEYAEKLLGPETTFGYQYSPEIFTDTELDFALEVCEAVCDVWQPSEGREIILNLPATVERSTPSTHADRFEWMARNLTRREHICISVHPHNDRGTAVAAAELALMAGADRIEGCLFGQGERTGNVDLITLGMNLFSQGIDPQIDFSQIDEIRRTSEYCNQMEVHPRHPYAGDLVYTAFSGSHQDAIKKGFDAMEADAAARGKTVDDIEWAVPYLPIDPKDVGRSYEAVIRVNSQSGKGGIAYVLKNDHKLDLPRRMQIEFSRIIQAKTDAEGGEVTPKAIWDVFSDEYLPNPENPWGRIQLRSGSTATDKDGTDTLTVEAVVDGVETVLNGTGNGPISAFFDALAGIGVDARLLDYTEHTMSEGASAVAASYIECAIDGRVLWGIGIDANTTRASLKAVISAVNRAGR; via the coding sequence ATGAGCCAGCAGCCTTTTGTCGGTCGCCCCACGCCCATCACGAACGCGACCCACACCCAGAAGCCCTCCGGGATGCCGATCCACAAGTACGGACAGTACGAACAGGTGGACATCCCGGACCGCACCTGGCCCGGCGCCCGCGTCACCAAGGCCCCCCGCTGGCTGTCCACCGACCTGCGGGACGGCAACCAGTCGCTGATCGACCCCATGACCCCCGCCCGCAAGCGCGAGATGTTCGACCTGCTGGTGCGCATGGGCTACAAGGAGATCGAGGTCGGCTTCCCGTCCTCCGGCGAGACCGACTTCGCCTTCGTGCGCTCCATCATCGAAGAGGGCGCGATTCCGGACGACGTCACCATCTCCGTACTGACCCAGGCCCGCGAGGACCTGATCGAGCGGACCGTCGAGTCCCTGGTCGGCGCCAAGCGCGCCACCGTGCACCTGTACAACGCGACCGCACCGACCTTCCGCCGGGTCGTCTTCCGCGGCTCCAAGGAGCAGATCAAGCAGATCGCCGTCGACGGCACCCGCCTGGTCATGGAGTACGCCGAGAAGCTGCTGGGCCCGGAGACCACCTTCGGCTACCAGTACAGCCCGGAGATCTTCACCGACACCGAGCTGGACTTCGCCCTGGAGGTCTGCGAGGCCGTCTGTGACGTCTGGCAGCCGTCCGAGGGCCGCGAGATCATCCTGAACCTGCCCGCCACCGTGGAGCGCTCGACGCCGTCCACCCACGCGGACCGCTTCGAGTGGATGGCCCGCAACCTGACCCGCCGCGAGCACATCTGCATCTCCGTGCACCCGCACAACGACCGCGGCACCGCCGTCGCCGCCGCCGAGCTGGCCCTGATGGCCGGCGCCGACCGCATCGAGGGCTGCCTGTTCGGGCAGGGCGAGCGCACCGGCAACGTCGACCTGATCACGCTGGGCATGAACCTGTTCTCCCAGGGCATCGACCCGCAGATCGACTTCTCGCAGATCGACGAGATCCGCCGCACCAGCGAGTACTGCAACCAGATGGAGGTCCACCCGCGCCACCCCTACGCGGGCGACCTGGTCTACACCGCCTTCTCCGGCTCCCACCAGGACGCCATCAAGAAGGGCTTCGACGCCATGGAGGCCGACGCGGCCGCCCGGGGCAAGACCGTCGACGACATCGAGTGGGCGGTCCCGTACCTGCCCATCGACCCCAAGGACGTCGGCCGCTCCTACGAGGCGGTCATCCGGGTCAACTCGCAGTCCGGCAAGGGCGGCATCGCGTACGTCCTGAAGAACGACCACAAGCTGGACCTGCCGCGCCGCATGCAGATCGAGTTCTCGCGGATCATCCAGGCCAAGACCGACGCCGAGGGCGGCGAGGTCACGCCGAAGGCGATCTGGGACGTCTTCTCCGACGAGTACCTGCCGAACCCGGAGAACCCGTGGGGCCGCATCCAGCTGCGCTCCGGCTCGACGGCCACCGACAAGGACGGCACCGACACGCTGACCGTCGAAGCGGTCGTGGACGGCGTGGAGACGGTCCTGAACGGCACCGGCAACGGCCCGATCTCCGCCTTCTTCGACGCGCTGGCCGGCATCGGCGTCGACGCCCGCCTGCTGGACTACACCGAGCACACCATGAGCGAGGGCGCGTCCGCCGTGGCCGCCTCCTACATCGAGTGCGCGATCGACGGCCGCGTCCTGTGGGGTATCGGCATCGACGCCAACACCACCCGCGCCTCCCTGAAGGCGGTCATCTCCGCCGTCAACCGCGCGGGCCGCTGA
- a CDS encoding metal ABC transporter permease, with product MDILDYAFMQRALIAAALVGITAPAIGTYLVQRRQALMGDGLGHVAMTGVALGFVLQTSPVWMATLVAVVGAVGMELIRARGRTSGDVALAMLFYGGLAGGVMIINLGGGQTASLLGSMFGSITTVAAEDVTAMAILAAFVLAVAIGLRRQLFAVCQDEEFARVTGLPVRALNLLIAVTAAVTVTVAMRIVGLLLVSAMLVIPVAAAQRLTRSFATTLGLAMAISVTVSLTGTAATYYINVPSGATIVLLAIGVFIALTALSAPLARRRARAALAAEEVCTRDDVKV from the coding sequence ATGGACATCCTCGATTACGCCTTCATGCAGCGAGCGCTGATCGCGGCCGCCCTGGTCGGCATCACGGCCCCCGCCATCGGCACGTACCTCGTCCAGCGCCGCCAGGCGCTCATGGGCGACGGCCTCGGCCACGTCGCCATGACCGGTGTCGCCCTCGGCTTCGTGCTCCAGACCAGCCCGGTCTGGATGGCCACCCTCGTCGCCGTCGTCGGCGCCGTCGGCATGGAGCTGATCCGCGCCCGCGGCAGGACCAGCGGGGACGTCGCCCTCGCCATGCTCTTCTACGGCGGCCTCGCCGGCGGTGTCATGATCATCAACCTGGGCGGCGGGCAGACGGCCAGCCTCCTGGGCTCCATGTTCGGCTCGATCACCACGGTCGCCGCCGAGGACGTGACCGCGATGGCGATCCTCGCCGCCTTCGTCCTCGCCGTCGCCATCGGCCTGCGCAGGCAGCTCTTCGCCGTCTGCCAGGACGAGGAGTTCGCCCGGGTCACCGGACTGCCCGTGCGCGCCCTGAACCTGCTGATCGCGGTCACCGCCGCGGTCACCGTCACCGTCGCCATGCGCATCGTCGGCCTGCTGCTGGTCAGCGCGATGCTGGTGATCCCGGTCGCCGCCGCCCAGCGGCTCACCCGCAGCTTCGCCACCACGCTGGGCCTGGCCATGGCCATCAGTGTGACCGTCTCCCTGACCGGCACGGCTGCCACCTACTACATCAACGTGCCCTCGGGCGCGACGATCGTGCTGCTCGCGATCGGCGTCTTCATCGCGCTGACCGCCCTCTCGGCTCCCCTGGCCCGCCGGCGGGCCAGGGCCGCGCTGGCGGCCGAAGAGGTCTGCACGCGCGACGATGTGAAGGTCTAG
- the recO gene encoding DNA repair protein RecO, whose translation MSLFRDDGIVLRTQKLGEADRIITLLTRGHGRVRAVARGVRRTKSKFGARLEPFSHADVQFFARGSELVGRSLPLCTQTEIIAPYGNGIVTDYARYTAGTAMLETAERFTENEGEPSVQQYLLLVGALRTLSRGEHEPHLILDAFLLRSLAVNGYAPSFEDCAKCGIHGPNRHFSVAAGGVICGDCRVPGSVVPSSEAIALLSALLTGDWGHADACEARHVREGSGLVSAYLHWHLERGLRSLRYVEK comes from the coding sequence ATGAGTCTGTTCCGCGACGACGGCATCGTGCTGCGCACCCAGAAGCTGGGTGAGGCGGACCGCATCATCACGCTGCTGACCCGGGGCCACGGCAGGGTGCGGGCCGTCGCCCGCGGGGTGCGGCGCACGAAGTCCAAGTTCGGCGCCCGGCTGGAACCTTTCTCCCATGCCGACGTGCAGTTCTTCGCCCGCGGCAGCGAACTGGTCGGCCGCAGCCTCCCGCTCTGCACCCAGACCGAGATCATCGCCCCGTACGGCAACGGCATCGTCACCGACTACGCCCGCTACACCGCCGGCACCGCCATGCTGGAGACCGCCGAGCGGTTCACCGAGAACGAGGGCGAGCCCTCCGTGCAGCAGTACCTGCTGCTGGTGGGAGCCCTGCGCACGCTCTCGCGCGGCGAACACGAACCCCACCTCATCCTGGACGCCTTCCTGCTGCGCTCGCTCGCCGTCAACGGCTACGCGCCCAGCTTCGAGGACTGCGCGAAGTGCGGGATCCACGGCCCCAACCGGCACTTCTCCGTCGCTGCGGGCGGGGTCATATGCGGGGACTGCCGGGTGCCCGGCAGCGTCGTACCCTCGTCGGAGGCCATCGCCCTGCTCAGCGCGCTGCTGACGGGCGACTGGGGGCATGCCGACGCGTGTGAGGCGCGTCACGTGCGGGAGGGCAGCGGGCTGGTCTCCGCCTATTTGCACTGGCATCTGGAGCGCGGGCTACGCTCCCTGCGATACGTCGAGAAATAG
- a CDS encoding phospholipase D-like domain-containing protein, whose amino-acid sequence MRMRALGRTAAATALAGLAALLTTSGAGAAEDPLRNPAYKVPTQAAAVFNDPMSTDAGKRDAVRNELVDLIQRAETGSEISGSVFLFNDEPAATALIRAAARGVKVRMIVDAKALDQKDSQVPRLREALGTSTAAGSYLFSCPAGRGCIGTRAGLNSAPINHNKFFLFSKVAGAENVVYQSSANLTESQRNNLYNNAVVIPHAGLYSTYRKYHQELVGHGQGAGLTHYYKTRQDGPYETFFFPREEKGASVTETSTDTVVSVLDNVRCLPEGGTKIRVAMFAFTREEVAKKLASLRDQGCHVYVFYNGYTKTDEGNSVSGDVLRALDGGKVRKLSAQAACVADSPNQPGQGVGLHSKYLLIEGAYGDVDDTALVFTGSANYTVPTLRGHDDTLLKISDRTVYQQFENNFDDVLSGTGAKTGICGPPEAVHF is encoded by the coding sequence ATGCGCATGCGCGCACTCGGCCGCACCGCGGCCGCAACCGCCCTGGCCGGCCTGGCCGCCCTGCTCACCACAAGTGGTGCGGGAGCCGCCGAGGACCCCCTCCGCAACCCGGCGTACAAAGTCCCCACCCAGGCGGCGGCGGTCTTCAACGACCCGATGTCTACGGACGCGGGCAAGCGCGACGCCGTGCGCAACGAACTCGTCGACCTGATCCAGCGGGCGGAGACCGGCTCCGAGATCAGCGGCTCCGTGTTCCTGTTCAACGACGAGCCCGCCGCCACCGCCCTGATCCGCGCCGCCGCCCGCGGCGTCAAGGTCAGGATGATCGTCGACGCCAAGGCGCTGGACCAGAAGGACTCCCAGGTCCCCAGGCTGCGCGAGGCACTCGGCACCAGCACGGCCGCCGGCTCCTACCTCTTCAGCTGCCCGGCCGGCCGGGGCTGCATCGGCACCCGCGCGGGCCTGAACAGCGCACCGATCAACCACAACAAGTTCTTCCTGTTCAGCAAGGTCGCCGGTGCGGAGAACGTGGTCTACCAGTCCTCCGCGAACCTCACCGAGAGCCAGCGCAACAACCTGTACAACAACGCCGTCGTCATCCCGCACGCCGGCCTCTACTCCACCTACCGCAAGTACCACCAGGAGCTGGTGGGCCACGGACAGGGCGCCGGCCTCACGCACTACTACAAGACCCGCCAGGACGGCCCCTACGAGACGTTCTTCTTCCCTCGCGAGGAGAAGGGCGCTTCCGTGACGGAGACGTCCACCGACACCGTGGTCTCGGTGCTCGACAACGTCAGGTGCCTGCCAGAGGGGGGCACCAAGATCCGTGTCGCCATGTTCGCCTTCACCCGCGAGGAAGTGGCCAAGAAGCTGGCCTCGCTGCGCGACCAGGGCTGCCACGTCTACGTCTTCTACAACGGCTACACCAAGACCGACGAGGGCAACTCCGTCAGCGGCGACGTGCTCCGCGCCCTCGACGGCGGCAAGGTCCGCAAGCTCAGCGCCCAGGCCGCCTGCGTGGCCGACTCCCCGAACCAGCCCGGCCAGGGCGTGGGCCTGCACTCGAAGTACCTGCTCATCGAGGGCGCGTACGGCGACGTGGACGACACCGCCCTCGTCTTCACGGGCAGCGCCAACTACACCGTCCCGACCCTGCGCGGTCACGACGACACGCTCCTGAAGATCTCCGACCGCACGGTGTACCAGCAGTTCGAGAACAACTTCGACGACGTGCTCAGCGGTACGGGAGCCAAGACGGGCATCTGCGGACCGCCCGAGGCCGTGCACTTCTGA
- a CDS encoding Fur family transcriptional regulator produces the protein MATAPGEMNTAPVRGRSTRQRAAVAAALDEVDEFRSAQELHDMLKHRGDSVGLTTVYRTLQSLADAGEVDVLRTSDGESVYRRCSTGDHHHHLVCRKCGKAVEVEGPAVEKWAESIAAEHGYVNVAHTVEIFGTCADCAAAV, from the coding sequence GTGGCGACTGCGCCTGGCGAGATGAATACCGCGCCAGTACGAGGACGATCCACCCGCCAGCGGGCCGCAGTGGCGGCGGCGCTGGACGAGGTGGACGAGTTCCGCAGCGCCCAGGAACTCCACGACATGCTCAAGCACCGTGGCGACTCCGTGGGCCTGACCACCGTCTACCGCACCCTGCAGTCCCTGGCGGACGCGGGCGAGGTCGACGTCCTGCGCACCAGCGACGGCGAGTCCGTCTACCGCCGCTGCTCCACCGGCGATCACCACCACCACCTGGTCTGCCGCAAGTGCGGCAAGGCCGTCGAGGTGGAGGGCCCGGCCGTGGAGAAGTGGGCCGAGTCCATCGCCGCGGAACACGGCTACGTGAACGTCGCCCACACGGTGGAGATCTTCGGCACCTGCGCCGACTGCGCCGCCGCCGTCTAG
- a CDS encoding nucleobase:cation symporter-2 family protein: protein MARVAARLSTEGKQSTHPVDEVLPVPKLALYGFQHVLAFYAGAVIVPIIVGSALKLSPEQLVYLINADLFTCGIASIIQAWGIGRIGARLPLIQGVTFTAVSPMIAIGLGAGGGTAALLVIYGAVITAGIATFAFAWLPAKAFRMVMRLFPPVVTGTVITVLGIVLIPVGLNDAAGGLGSPDFGEPKNFAYAGGTMLFILILMKLGRPFLSSIAILLGLVVGTGVAFLLGDAKFGDVSKSDWIGVTTPFHFGVPKFEWFPIVLMLIVMLITMVETTGDTYAVGDIVGKEVDSETVARALRADGAATALGGVLNSFPYVAFAENVGLVRMTKVKSRFVVVAAGVFMIILGMLPKAAAIVAAVPHGVLGGAATVMFAMVALAGIQTLGKVDLKEERNALIVGVSLAFALLPATVPVFFTKHMDADLSSLLNSGVTLGATAAIVLNLIFNGPAKDNAHDVPAAGARALAEAEADTAPGIGATAAEVPAAVPAQAAAPAPAAEKADDADPSPSPSAP, encoded by the coding sequence ATGGCACGTGTCGCCGCCCGGCTTTCCACCGAAGGAAAGCAGAGCACGCACCCGGTCGACGAGGTGCTCCCCGTCCCCAAGCTCGCGCTGTACGGCTTCCAGCACGTACTCGCCTTCTACGCCGGTGCGGTGATCGTTCCGATCATCGTGGGCAGCGCGCTCAAGCTGAGCCCTGAACAGCTGGTCTACCTGATCAACGCGGACCTCTTCACCTGCGGTATCGCGTCGATCATCCAGGCCTGGGGCATCGGCCGGATCGGCGCGCGACTGCCGCTGATCCAGGGCGTCACCTTCACCGCCGTGTCCCCGATGATCGCCATCGGCCTCGGCGCGGGCGGCGGAACGGCCGCCCTGCTGGTCATCTACGGCGCGGTCATCACCGCCGGTATCGCCACCTTCGCCTTCGCCTGGCTGCCCGCCAAGGCGTTCCGGATGGTGATGCGGCTCTTCCCGCCCGTCGTCACCGGCACGGTGATCACCGTCCTGGGCATCGTCCTGATCCCGGTCGGCCTCAACGACGCGGCCGGCGGCCTCGGCAGCCCCGACTTCGGCGAGCCGAAGAACTTCGCCTACGCCGGCGGCACGATGCTCTTCATCCTGATCCTGATGAAGCTCGGCAGGCCGTTCCTGTCCAGCATCGCGATCCTCCTCGGCCTGGTCGTCGGCACCGGGGTCGCCTTCCTCCTCGGCGACGCGAAGTTCGGCGACGTGAGCAAGTCCGACTGGATCGGCGTCACCACCCCCTTCCACTTCGGCGTCCCGAAGTTCGAGTGGTTCCCGATCGTCCTGATGCTCATCGTCATGCTGATCACCATGGTCGAGACGACCGGTGACACCTACGCCGTCGGCGACATCGTCGGCAAGGAGGTCGACAGCGAGACCGTGGCCCGCGCCCTGCGCGCCGACGGCGCCGCCACCGCCCTCGGCGGTGTCCTCAACTCCTTCCCGTACGTCGCCTTCGCCGAGAACGTCGGCCTGGTGCGGATGACGAAGGTGAAGAGCCGGTTCGTGGTCGTCGCCGCCGGTGTCTTCATGATCATCCTCGGCATGCTGCCCAAGGCCGCCGCGATCGTCGCCGCCGTCCCGCACGGAGTCCTCGGCGGCGCCGCGACCGTCATGTTCGCCATGGTCGCCCTGGCCGGTATCCAGACCCTGGGCAAGGTGGACCTCAAGGAGGAGAGGAACGCGCTGATCGTCGGCGTCTCCCTCGCCTTCGCCCTGCTCCCGGCGACCGTCCCGGTCTTCTTCACCAAGCACATGGACGCGGACCTGTCCTCGCTGCTCAACAGCGGTGTCACCCTCGGTGCCACGGCCGCCATCGTGCTCAACCTCATCTTCAACGGCCCGGCGAAGGACAACGCCCACGACGTCCCGGCGGCAGGGGCCCGGGCCCTCGCCGAGGCCGAGGCCGACACGGCGCCCGGTATTGGCGCCACCGCCGCCGAGGTCCCCGCGGCGGTGCCGGCCCAGGCCGCCGCCCCCGCCCCCGCAGCCGAGAAGGCGGACGACGCCGACCCCTCGCCGTCCCCGTCCGCTCCCTGA
- a CDS encoding SDR family NAD(P)-dependent oxidoreductase gives MNEKSCLVTGAASGIGRATAVLLARSGARVTAADINGPGVEALRTDLAAEGHSITVVGGDVSDPDDNRAMVAAAVEAYGRLDVAVANAGVLPLSDVRETTAQDWDHVMAVDGRGMFLTCKYAIEAMTAQPRPGGALVCVSSISGVAGQARQAAYGPAKFVASGLTKHLAVEWAAHGIRVNAVAPGTIRTERVIALQDEPGGPEYLAEVRGAHPMGRLGEPEEVARVIAFLASDAASFVTGVVLPVDGGYLAR, from the coding sequence ATGAACGAGAAGTCGTGTCTGGTGACCGGGGCCGCGAGCGGGATCGGCCGGGCCACCGCCGTGCTGCTCGCCCGCTCCGGAGCCCGGGTGACCGCGGCCGATATCAATGGCCCCGGGGTGGAGGCGCTGCGTACGGATCTGGCCGCCGAGGGCCACTCGATCACCGTGGTGGGCGGTGACGTCTCCGATCCGGACGACAACCGGGCGATGGTCGCCGCCGCGGTGGAGGCCTACGGACGCCTCGACGTCGCCGTGGCCAACGCCGGGGTGCTCCCTCTTTCGGATGTACGCGAGACCACCGCGCAGGACTGGGACCACGTCATGGCGGTCGACGGCCGCGGGATGTTCCTCACGTGCAAGTACGCCATCGAGGCGATGACCGCGCAGCCGCGGCCGGGCGGGGCGCTGGTCTGCGTTTCCTCGATCTCGGGCGTGGCCGGGCAGGCGCGCCAGGCGGCGTACGGACCCGCGAAGTTCGTCGCGTCGGGGCTGACCAAGCACCTCGCGGTCGAGTGGGCGGCGCACGGGATCCGCGTCAACGCGGTGGCTCCCGGAACGATCCGAACGGAGCGGGTGATCGCGCTGCAGGACGAGCCGGGCGGGCCGGAGTACCTGGCGGAGGTCAGGGGGGCGCACCCGATGGGGCGGCTCGGCGAGCCGGAGGAGGTGGCCCGGGTCATCGCCTTCCTCGCCTCGGACGCGGCCTCGTTCGTGACGGGCGTGGTCCTGCCGGTGGACGGCGGCTACCTGGCCCGCTGA
- a CDS encoding isoprenyl transferase: MARRGILGRSRREYKVPEPHPSGAVPPKIPGELIPNHVAVVMDGNGRWAKERGLPRTEGHKVGEGVVLDVLKGCLEMGVKNLSLYAFSTENWKRSPDEVRFLMNFNRDVIRRRRDEMNELGIRIRWVGRMPKMWKSVVQELQVAQEQTVDNDAMTLYFCVNYGGRAEIADAAQAIARDVAAGRLDPSKVNEKTFAKYIYYPDMPDVDLFLRPSGEQRTSNYLLWQSAYAEMVFQDVLWPDFDRRNLWAACLEYAQRDRRFGGAVPNQPEGSTG, encoded by the coding sequence ATGGCACGACGCGGGATTCTGGGACGCTCTCGCCGGGAGTACAAGGTTCCCGAGCCGCACCCCTCCGGTGCGGTCCCGCCGAAGATCCCCGGCGAGCTGATCCCGAACCACGTCGCGGTCGTCATGGACGGCAACGGCCGCTGGGCCAAGGAGCGCGGCCTGCCGCGCACCGAGGGGCACAAGGTCGGCGAGGGCGTCGTGCTCGACGTGCTCAAGGGCTGTCTGGAGATGGGCGTCAAGAACCTCTCCCTGTACGCCTTCTCGACGGAGAACTGGAAGCGCTCGCCCGACGAGGTCCGCTTCCTGATGAACTTCAACCGCGACGTCATCCGGCGCCGCCGCGACGAGATGAACGAGCTGGGCATCCGCATCCGCTGGGTCGGCCGCATGCCGAAGATGTGGAAGTCGGTCGTCCAGGAGCTCCAGGTCGCGCAGGAGCAGACCGTCGACAACGACGCCATGACCCTGTACTTCTGCGTGAACTACGGCGGCCGCGCGGAGATCGCCGACGCGGCGCAGGCCATCGCGCGCGACGTGGCGGCGGGCAGGCTGGACCCGTCGAAGGTCAACGAGAAGACCTTCGCCAAGTACATCTACTACCCGGACATGCCGGACGTGGACCTGTTCCTGCGCCCGAGCGGCGAGCAGCGCACGTCCAACTACCTGCTCTGGCAGAGCGCGTACGCCGAGATGGTCTTCCAGGACGTGCTGTGGCCGGACTTCGACCGGCGCAACCTCTGGGCCGCGTGCCTGGAGTACGCCCAGCGCGACCGCCGCTTCGGCGGCGCCGTCCCCAACCAGCCCGAGGGCTCCACGGGCTGA
- a CDS encoding TerB family tellurite resistance protein: MLPVRGGDGRKLTVWGIRTTWSTVGDGEFFCPDCGGDRNYRRRTGRRRFTVLGVPLLPRGQAGPVVECQGCRERFGTDVLDHLTTTRFTALLRDAVHTVALAVLTAGGTASRSALEAAVCAVRAAGFQDCTEEQLESLVEALSSDEGRLGLYDIPECCGAALSIELHEALEPLAPHLAGPGRESILLQGARIALADGPYIPAEREVLATVGSALRIGADEVARLLSAVRAP, translated from the coding sequence GTGCTGCCAGTTCGGGGTGGGGACGGCCGGAAGCTGACGGTCTGGGGCATCCGTACCACCTGGAGCACCGTGGGTGACGGGGAGTTCTTCTGCCCGGACTGCGGTGGGGACCGCAACTACCGCAGGCGCACCGGCCGCCGCCGGTTCACCGTCCTCGGGGTGCCGCTGCTGCCGCGCGGGCAGGCGGGACCCGTCGTCGAGTGCCAGGGCTGCCGCGAGCGGTTCGGCACCGACGTCCTCGACCACCTCACCACCACCCGGTTCACCGCGCTCCTGCGGGACGCCGTGCACACCGTGGCGCTCGCGGTGCTCACGGCGGGCGGGACGGCCTCGCGCAGCGCGCTGGAGGCCGCCGTGTGCGCCGTACGGGCCGCCGGCTTCCAGGACTGCACCGAGGAGCAGCTGGAGTCCCTCGTGGAGGCGCTGTCCTCGGACGAGGGCCGGCTCGGGCTGTACGACATCCCGGAGTGCTGCGGGGCGGCGCTGTCGATAGAGCTCCACGAGGCCCTGGAGCCGCTCGCCCCGCACCTGGCCGGCCCGGGCCGCGAATCGATCCTGCTCCAGGGCGCCCGGATCGCCCTCGCGGACGGCCCCTACATCCCGGCCGAGCGCGAGGTGCTCGCGACCGTCGGATCGGCGCTGCGGATCGGCGCGGACGAGGTGGCTCGGCTGCTGTCGGCGGTGCGCGCGCCCTGA
- a CDS encoding M4 family metallopeptidase has translation MDASHAHRHPVFCTVVPPHLLDKAALSGDARRADLAQRTLERDSLLRTRRRVTAVRGIVPALAAPAGDDPQRTIFDAQHRTQLPGTKVRAEGGPTSKDATVNRAYAGLGATYELFLKGFGRRSIDDSGLPLDATVHYGEDYNNAFWDGRQMVFGDGDGDLFLDFTVSVDVIGHELTHGVTQYTANLRYRGQSGALNESMSDVFGSLIKQYSLEQTADQADWLIGAGLLGPNVTGVALRSMKAPGTAYDDDELGKDPQPATMDDYVNTHSDNGGVHINSGIPNHAFYIAATELGGKAWERAGQIWYDTLTGGDLTPKADFSDFARLSTAAAATRYGDGGAEHQALQKAWSAVGVPVAG, from the coding sequence ATGGATGCCTCCCACGCTCACCGCCACCCCGTCTTCTGCACGGTCGTGCCGCCGCACCTCCTCGACAAGGCCGCCCTGTCCGGGGACGCCCGGCGCGCCGACCTCGCCCAGCGCACCCTCGAACGCGACTCCCTGCTGCGCACCCGGCGCCGGGTCACCGCCGTACGCGGGATCGTGCCCGCCCTCGCCGCACCGGCGGGCGACGATCCGCAACGGACGATCTTCGACGCCCAGCACCGTACGCAGCTGCCGGGGACTAAGGTCCGCGCGGAGGGCGGCCCGACCAGCAAGGACGCCACCGTGAACCGCGCCTACGCGGGGCTCGGGGCGACGTACGAACTGTTCCTGAAGGGCTTCGGGCGCCGCTCGATCGACGATTCCGGACTCCCTCTGGACGCCACCGTCCACTACGGCGAGGACTACAACAACGCCTTCTGGGACGGCCGGCAGATGGTCTTCGGCGACGGCGACGGGGACCTCTTCCTCGACTTCACCGTGTCGGTGGACGTCATCGGGCACGAGCTGACCCACGGCGTCACCCAGTACACGGCGAACCTGCGCTACCGCGGCCAGTCGGGCGCCCTGAACGAGTCGATGTCCGACGTCTTCGGCTCCCTGATCAAGCAGTACTCGCTGGAGCAGACGGCCGACCAGGCCGACTGGCTGATCGGGGCCGGCCTCCTCGGCCCCAACGTGACCGGGGTCGCGCTGCGCTCGATGAAGGCGCCGGGCACCGCGTACGACGACGACGAGCTCGGCAAGGACCCGCAGCCGGCCACCATGGACGACTACGTGAACACCCACAGCGACAACGGCGGTGTCCACATCAACTCCGGCATCCCCAACCACGCCTTCTACATCGCGGCGACCGAGCTCGGCGGCAAGGCCTGGGAGCGGGCCGGACAGATCTGGTACGACACCCTGACCGGCGGGGACCTCACCCCGAAGGCCGACTTCTCCGACTTCGCCCGGCTCTCCACGGCGGCCGCCGCCACCCGGTACGGGGACGGCGGGGCGGAGCACCAGGCACTCCAGAAGGCGTGGTCGGCCGTGGGCGTACCCGTAGCGGGGTAG